A genomic stretch from Oreochromis aureus strain Israel breed Guangdong linkage group 17, ZZ_aureus, whole genome shotgun sequence includes:
- the LOC120434027 gene encoding uncharacterized protein LOC120434027, which produces MRKKILKAPCLLLSLVTSLNLCSGKFGSPITDDVNKLPVLKQNIPYDYEIPVSYIPKEVAGTCWVVLNIYPLEQSLRKLANTFGTISTNKDNVLLFIAMLKSLRFTLDHERLETAMQSFQCHYQEHGLLTGPYFDYIRDFLHTAAQGPTDFSCEPPPCLSTEQTPGIHEENRGDAWSRRSPLLLVLIPFITCVALIVWLVKSGKRLPVCNTENSQMEPSDTIPTVSISIPLQTLTHAADAQPEREAIAEHESG; this is translated from the exons ATGAGGAAGAAA ATCTTGAAAGCACCTTGTCTCCTCCTGAGTCTGGTAACAAGTTTGAATCTTTGCTCTGGAAAATTTGGGTCACCAATAACTGATGATGTGAACAAGCTGCCAGTATTG AAGCAGAATATCCCCTATGATTATGAGATTCCTGTTAGTTACATTCCCAAAGAAGTG GCTGGCACCTGCTGGGTGGTGTTAAATATCTATCCACTGGAGCAAAGTCTTCGGAAGCTGGCCAACACGTTTGGCACCATCTCCACCAACAAAGACAACGTACTCCTCTTCATTGCAATGCTCAAGAGTTTACGCTTCACCTTAGACCACGAGAGGCTG GAAACGGCGATGCAGAGCTTCCAGTGTCACTATCAGGAACATGGCTTACTGACTGGTCCTTACTTTGACTACATCAGAGATTTCTTACACACTGCTGCTCAAGGACCAACTGACTTCTCCTGTGAGCCACCACCATGCCTTAGTACTGAACAAACACCAG GGATTCATGAAGAGAATCGTGGGGACGCTTGGTCGAGAAGATCTCCCCTGCTTTTGGTTCTCATCCCCTTCATCACTTGTGTTGCTCTCATAGTGTGGTTG gtCAAGTCTGGAAAGCGTTTACCAGTATGCAACACTGAAAATAGCCAAATGGAACCTTCTGACACGATCCCAACTGTGTCTATCTCCATCCCACTTCAAACACTCACCCACGCTGCTGACGCTCAGCCAGAGCGGGAAGCGATAGCTGAACATGAAAGTGGATGA
- the si:dkey-14d8.1 gene encoding zinc finger protein 37 isoform X1, producing the protein MEKRSHTTSALPLASLRLMASPLQLTYSYIWQVVRHKNVKQYGKVEEFVTMVVQTVPDLMSFKQTAQLILGLRARIILDLLRKDGPPDSKAIQTLINKLKVSTSSGKDAEVEKSQTNFMVLVQNLLKNPTERKRFFKEVFPVQYGTKFDTALQTLIAGLVCKLEQLLPMPNLSQLGAMISTEPSVLEACGGFIPDPVDLKTLLLHQQAKGLLGVKATISSSVGDCVLSSLAFRPKPVDPPPESPKTVEVTPKETNQTSVSDTEDVGVISDDPDSPAVNIYSPPLRGRYDFKTLYSSASKERSVTAAAQKENLVQKESSAQEQPAATPQSKENNAPQPPPSEAEKPAPQPLPLKSIPFRVVTVPCKTAPTLPNADGAGTKDGQKPQTQRVTLHQWVSQIASNSLSLPALPPLPPPRLSAGDDARPSIRRKKQFRPLGDRFTCNVCDKSFPYQSKLMDHERIHTGEKPFLCSACNKSFRTQAFLNNHLKTHSASRPYACGQCGKCFTKLQSLTKHILAHSGQKPFYCNICNKGFTQSTYFKRHMECHTSQMTFPCKHCNKVFPTAFKLSNHERWHTRDRPHMCERCGKRFLVPSLLKRHMGYHIGDRQYLCSQCGKTFVYLSDLKRHQQDHVPKAKIPCPVCQKKFSSKYCLRVHLRIHTRERPYRCTICEKTFTQVGNLKVHIRLHTNERPFSCDVCGKTYKLASHLNVHKRTHTCKKPWTCDTCGKGFSVPGLLKKHEQLHTREANPDFSGKRRHRGKQKKLSHKRKFDDEEEVSDDY; encoded by the exons ATGGAAAAACGCTCTCATACTACAA GTGCCCTTCCCTTGGCCTCCCTTCGCCTTATGGCATCTCCTCTGCAGCTGACGTATTCGTACATCTGGCAGGTCGTACGGCACAAAAACGTCAAGCAGTATGGGAAAGTGGAGGAGTTTGTGACCATGGTGGTACAGACTGTTCCTGACCTCATGAGTTTCAAACAGACTGCCCAGCTGATCTTGGGGCTGAGAGCAAGG ATCATTTTGGATTTGCTTCGTAAAGACGGTCCACCGGATTCTAAGGCGATACAGACtcttataaataaattaaaggtCTCCACATCATCAGGG AAGGATGCAGAAGTGGAGAAATCGCAAACAAATTTCATGGTACTGGTCCAGAATCTGCTTAAAAACCCTACTGAGAGGAAGCGCTTCTTCAAG gAAGTGTTCCCTGTTCAGTATGGCACAAAGTTTGACACAGCGCTGCAGACTCTGATTGCAGGCTTAGTGTGCAAGCTGGAGCAACTTCTTCCTATGCCCAATTTGTCCCAG CTTGGTGCCATGATTTCAACGGAGCCCAGTGTTCTGGAGGCATGTGGAGGCTTTATCCCTGATCCAGTGGATCTGAAGACACTCCTTCTGCACCAGCAGGCCAAAGGACTCCTTGGTGTTAAAG CCACTATCTCATCTTCAGTGGGCGACTGTGTCCTCTCTTCACTTGCCTTCCGGCCCAAACCTGTTGATCCACCACCAGAATCTCCAAAAACAGTAGAGGTCACTCCTaaagaaacaaaccaaactTCCGTCAGTGACACCGAAGACGTGGGTGTGATTTCAGATGATCCTGACAGCCCAGCAGTCAACATTTACAGTCCTCCGCTCAGGGGGCGGTAtgattttaaaacactttatagCTCTGCATCAAAGGAAAGGAGTGTCACAGCAGCAGCTCAAAAGGAGAACTTGGTGCAGAAAGAGAGTTCTGCACAAGAACAGCCTGCCGCAACTCCGCAGAGCAAAGAGAATAATGCACCCCAACCGCCACCATCAGAAGCAGAGAAACCAGCACCACAGCCACTGCCTTTGAAATCAATCCCTTTCAGGGTAGTTACGGTGCCGTGCAAAACTGCTCCCACTTTACCAAATGCAGATGGTGCAGGAACAAAAGATGGTCAGAAGCCCCAGACTCAGCGTGTCACTTTGCATCAGTGGGTGTCACAGATAGCCTCCAACTCTCTGTCACTCCCTGCCCTGCCACCTCTTCCTCCACCCAGGCTGAGTGCTGGAGATGACGCAAGGCCAAGcataagaagaaaaaagcaatTTAGGCCTCTGGGCGACAGGTTTACTTGCAATGTGTGTGATAAGAGCTTCCCCTATCAGTCCAAGCTGATGGACCACGAACGAATTCATACAGGAGAGAAGCCTTTCCTCTGCTCAGCATGCAACAAAAGTTTCCGAACACAGGCGTTCCTCAACAACCACCTCAAGACCCACAGCGCATCTCGTCCTTACGCTTGTGGGCAGTGCGGGAAGTGTTTCACAAAACTCCAGAGCCTGACGAAGCACATTCTCGCCCACAGTGGGCAAAAGCCGTTTTATTGTAACATCTGCAACAAGGGTTTCACGCAGTCCACTTACTTCAAAAGACACATGGAGTGCCACACAAGCCAGATGACGTTTCCTTGCAAGCACTGCAATAAAGTCTTTCCTACGGCTTTCAAGCTGTCGAACCACGAGCGCTGGCACACCAGAGATCGCCCTCACATGTGTGAGCGCTGCGGGAAGAGATTCCTCGTCCCCAGCCTGCTGAAGAGACACATGGGCTACCACATCGGCGACCGCCAGTATCTCTGCTCCCAGTGTGGGAAGACCTTTGTCTATTTGTCTGACCTGAAGAGACACCAGCAGGACCATGTGCCCAAAGCAAAGATCCCATGTCCTGTCTGCCAAAAGAAGTTCTCCAGCAAGTACTGCCTGAGGGTTCACCTGAGGATCCACACCAGAGAAAGACCCTACCGGTGCACTATATGTGAAAAGACCTTCACTCAGGTTGGAAATCTAAAGGTCCACATCAGGTTGCACACCAATGAGCGACCCTTCAGCTGCGACGTGTGCGGGAAGACTTACAAGCTGGCATCCCACCTGAACGTCCACAAAAGGACACATACGTGCAAGAAGCCCTGGACGTGCGACACATGCGGGAAGGGATTCTCTGTCCCCGGGCTTCTGAAGAAACACGAGCAGCTGCACACGAGGGAAGCCAACCCTGATTTCTCCGGTAAGCGGAGGCACAGGGGTAAGCAAAAGAAGCTCTCCCACAAGAGGAAGTttgatgatgaagaggaggtcAGCGATGATTATTAA
- the si:dkey-14d8.1 gene encoding zinc finger protein 37 isoform X2: protein MEKRSHTTSALPLASLRLMASPLQLTYSYIWQVVRHKNVKQYGKVEEFVTMVVQTVPDLMSFKQTAQLILGLRARIILDLLRKDGPPDSKAIQTLINKLKVSTSSGDAEVEKSQTNFMVLVQNLLKNPTERKRFFKEVFPVQYGTKFDTALQTLIAGLVCKLEQLLPMPNLSQLGAMISTEPSVLEACGGFIPDPVDLKTLLLHQQAKGLLGVKATISSSVGDCVLSSLAFRPKPVDPPPESPKTVEVTPKETNQTSVSDTEDVGVISDDPDSPAVNIYSPPLRGRYDFKTLYSSASKERSVTAAAQKENLVQKESSAQEQPAATPQSKENNAPQPPPSEAEKPAPQPLPLKSIPFRVVTVPCKTAPTLPNADGAGTKDGQKPQTQRVTLHQWVSQIASNSLSLPALPPLPPPRLSAGDDARPSIRRKKQFRPLGDRFTCNVCDKSFPYQSKLMDHERIHTGEKPFLCSACNKSFRTQAFLNNHLKTHSASRPYACGQCGKCFTKLQSLTKHILAHSGQKPFYCNICNKGFTQSTYFKRHMECHTSQMTFPCKHCNKVFPTAFKLSNHERWHTRDRPHMCERCGKRFLVPSLLKRHMGYHIGDRQYLCSQCGKTFVYLSDLKRHQQDHVPKAKIPCPVCQKKFSSKYCLRVHLRIHTRERPYRCTICEKTFTQVGNLKVHIRLHTNERPFSCDVCGKTYKLASHLNVHKRTHTCKKPWTCDTCGKGFSVPGLLKKHEQLHTREANPDFSGKRRHRGKQKKLSHKRKFDDEEEVSDDY from the exons ATGGAAAAACGCTCTCATACTACAA GTGCCCTTCCCTTGGCCTCCCTTCGCCTTATGGCATCTCCTCTGCAGCTGACGTATTCGTACATCTGGCAGGTCGTACGGCACAAAAACGTCAAGCAGTATGGGAAAGTGGAGGAGTTTGTGACCATGGTGGTACAGACTGTTCCTGACCTCATGAGTTTCAAACAGACTGCCCAGCTGATCTTGGGGCTGAGAGCAAGG ATCATTTTGGATTTGCTTCGTAAAGACGGTCCACCGGATTCTAAGGCGATACAGACtcttataaataaattaaaggtCTCCACATCATCAGGG GATGCAGAAGTGGAGAAATCGCAAACAAATTTCATGGTACTGGTCCAGAATCTGCTTAAAAACCCTACTGAGAGGAAGCGCTTCTTCAAG gAAGTGTTCCCTGTTCAGTATGGCACAAAGTTTGACACAGCGCTGCAGACTCTGATTGCAGGCTTAGTGTGCAAGCTGGAGCAACTTCTTCCTATGCCCAATTTGTCCCAG CTTGGTGCCATGATTTCAACGGAGCCCAGTGTTCTGGAGGCATGTGGAGGCTTTATCCCTGATCCAGTGGATCTGAAGACACTCCTTCTGCACCAGCAGGCCAAAGGACTCCTTGGTGTTAAAG CCACTATCTCATCTTCAGTGGGCGACTGTGTCCTCTCTTCACTTGCCTTCCGGCCCAAACCTGTTGATCCACCACCAGAATCTCCAAAAACAGTAGAGGTCACTCCTaaagaaacaaaccaaactTCCGTCAGTGACACCGAAGACGTGGGTGTGATTTCAGATGATCCTGACAGCCCAGCAGTCAACATTTACAGTCCTCCGCTCAGGGGGCGGTAtgattttaaaacactttatagCTCTGCATCAAAGGAAAGGAGTGTCACAGCAGCAGCTCAAAAGGAGAACTTGGTGCAGAAAGAGAGTTCTGCACAAGAACAGCCTGCCGCAACTCCGCAGAGCAAAGAGAATAATGCACCCCAACCGCCACCATCAGAAGCAGAGAAACCAGCACCACAGCCACTGCCTTTGAAATCAATCCCTTTCAGGGTAGTTACGGTGCCGTGCAAAACTGCTCCCACTTTACCAAATGCAGATGGTGCAGGAACAAAAGATGGTCAGAAGCCCCAGACTCAGCGTGTCACTTTGCATCAGTGGGTGTCACAGATAGCCTCCAACTCTCTGTCACTCCCTGCCCTGCCACCTCTTCCTCCACCCAGGCTGAGTGCTGGAGATGACGCAAGGCCAAGcataagaagaaaaaagcaatTTAGGCCTCTGGGCGACAGGTTTACTTGCAATGTGTGTGATAAGAGCTTCCCCTATCAGTCCAAGCTGATGGACCACGAACGAATTCATACAGGAGAGAAGCCTTTCCTCTGCTCAGCATGCAACAAAAGTTTCCGAACACAGGCGTTCCTCAACAACCACCTCAAGACCCACAGCGCATCTCGTCCTTACGCTTGTGGGCAGTGCGGGAAGTGTTTCACAAAACTCCAGAGCCTGACGAAGCACATTCTCGCCCACAGTGGGCAAAAGCCGTTTTATTGTAACATCTGCAACAAGGGTTTCACGCAGTCCACTTACTTCAAAAGACACATGGAGTGCCACACAAGCCAGATGACGTTTCCTTGCAAGCACTGCAATAAAGTCTTTCCTACGGCTTTCAAGCTGTCGAACCACGAGCGCTGGCACACCAGAGATCGCCCTCACATGTGTGAGCGCTGCGGGAAGAGATTCCTCGTCCCCAGCCTGCTGAAGAGACACATGGGCTACCACATCGGCGACCGCCAGTATCTCTGCTCCCAGTGTGGGAAGACCTTTGTCTATTTGTCTGACCTGAAGAGACACCAGCAGGACCATGTGCCCAAAGCAAAGATCCCATGTCCTGTCTGCCAAAAGAAGTTCTCCAGCAAGTACTGCCTGAGGGTTCACCTGAGGATCCACACCAGAGAAAGACCCTACCGGTGCACTATATGTGAAAAGACCTTCACTCAGGTTGGAAATCTAAAGGTCCACATCAGGTTGCACACCAATGAGCGACCCTTCAGCTGCGACGTGTGCGGGAAGACTTACAAGCTGGCATCCCACCTGAACGTCCACAAAAGGACACATACGTGCAAGAAGCCCTGGACGTGCGACACATGCGGGAAGGGATTCTCTGTCCCCGGGCTTCTGAAGAAACACGAGCAGCTGCACACGAGGGAAGCCAACCCTGATTTCTCCGGTAAGCGGAGGCACAGGGGTAAGCAAAAGAAGCTCTCCCACAAGAGGAAGTttgatgatgaagaggaggtcAGCGATGATTATTAA